In Deltaproteobacteria bacterium, one genomic interval encodes:
- a CDS encoding M23 family metallopeptidase, with amino-acid sequence MSGDHLFTFRVGYAGRSREVRVGRTAAMVAASVLGVLFVLLTQGIYDIRDNISKLHELRSLRERVSEQNLALYHLDAKFEGLSAEVERLRAMDNRIRSLVKANDSLLMKSSRGVGGAETPEASVANRLDKLLDLKFDRMKKDLLVDVNDLDVLGETLDSRRMLLESVPVGWPVRGTLSSVFGVRNSPFTQTPVFHHGMDIVARTGMPVTASAPGVVVKSGYEALYGNMVVVDHGAGYRSVYAHMSSCSVDEGAFVNRGEELGKVGSTGRSTGPHLHYEVRVNGLPVNPARFLN; translated from the coding sequence TTGTCCGGGGATCATCTGTTCACATTCCGCGTCGGGTATGCCGGTCGATCCCGGGAGGTCCGGGTCGGGCGCACCGCCGCGATGGTCGCCGCCTCCGTTCTCGGGGTCCTGTTCGTCCTTCTGACCCAGGGGATCTACGATATCCGCGACAACATATCGAAATTGCACGAGTTGCGGTCCTTGCGCGAGCGGGTGTCCGAACAGAACCTTGCGCTTTACCATCTCGACGCCAAGTTCGAGGGACTTTCGGCCGAGGTCGAGCGCCTCCGGGCCATGGACAACCGGATCCGGTCGCTGGTGAAGGCGAACGACTCCCTCCTGATGAAATCGTCCCGCGGAGTCGGCGGGGCGGAGACCCCCGAGGCGTCGGTCGCGAACCGCCTCGACAAACTGCTCGACCTCAAGTTCGACCGGATGAAGAAAGACCTCCTGGTCGACGTGAACGACCTCGACGTCCTCGGCGAAACCCTCGACAGCCGCAGGATGCTCCTTGAAAGCGTTCCGGTCGGCTGGCCCGTGCGCGGGACCCTCTCCTCCGTGTTCGGGGTGCGCAACTCCCCGTTCACCCAAACCCCCGTCTTCCACCACGGCATGGACATCGTCGCCCGGACGGGGATGCCGGTGACGGCGTCGGCCCCGGGCGTCGTGGTGAAGAGCGGCTACGAGGCGCTGTACGGGAACATGGTCGTCGTCGACCACGGCGCGGGGTACCGTTCCGTCTATGCCCACATGTCGTCGTGCAGCGTCGATGAGGGGGCGTTCGTCAACCGGGGAGAGGAATTGGGGAAAGTCGGTTCCACGGGGCGTTCCACAGGGCCCCACCTGCACTACGAGGTCCGCGTGAACGGCCTCCCGGTGAACCCCGCGCGCTTCCTGAACTGA